In Mycolicibacterium lutetiense, the sequence TAGTGGTTTACCACCAAGATGGCGTCATCGAGACCATGCGAATCGGATTAGGCAATCGGAATTCCCCAGCGCGCACCGAATGCGATCTGCTCCAGCGGCAGCCGTTCCCGGGGCCGGCTGTCGCGTTCGATGATCGCAGGGTCGGCCACCGAGTAGTCACCGAGCGTGCCCACCGCGATCACGGCCAACGGCCGCACCTCGTCCGGAATGCCGAACGCGGCCTGCGCTCCCTCGACGTCGAAGCCGGCCATCGGATGGACGATCAGTCCACGGGACACCGCCTCGACGGTCAGCTGGGCGATCGCCGCCCCGGCGTCGACGGCCGCGTACCGCGCGGTCCGCTCATCGTCGCCCTCATCGACGCACACCAGAATCAGGGCCGAGGCGGCCTGGGCATAACTGTTGCCGCGTTTGAGCAGGCCGGCCAATGTAACGAAGGTCTCATCGCCCCGCCGGCCCACCACGAACCGCACCGGTTCACGGTGGCCCCAGCTGGCGGCCCAGCGCGCGGCTTCCAACAGTGCGGTGAGCTGGTCAGCGGTGATGGCGGCGTCAGGGTCGAAGGCCCGGGGGCTCCAGCGGGCCGCGAGATCGGGGTGGATCGGCACGCTGGTGCCGGCCGGCCGGCCGTTCGGCGAGTCAGGCACGTCAGCCAAGCTACCGGCGGGGAAAATCGCGTGCGCGTCTCCCTTATCCTGTGTGGGACTCAATCCAGCGTTCTGAAGGGTTAGATAGTGGCGCTCGTCGTACAGAAGTACGGCGGATCCTCGGTATCGGATGCCGATCGGATCCGTCGCGTGGCCGAGCGCATCGTCGAGACG encodes:
- a CDS encoding nitroreductase family protein, with translation MPDSPNGRPAGTSVPIHPDLAARWSPRAFDPDAAITADQLTALLEAARWAASWGHREPVRFVVGRRGDETFVTLAGLLKRGNSYAQAASALILVCVDEGDDERTARYAAVDAGAAIAQLTVEAVSRGLIVHPMAGFDVEGAQAAFGIPDEVRPLAVIAVGTLGDYSVADPAIIERDSRPRERLPLEQIAFGARWGIPIA